A region of the Melanotaenia boesemani isolate fMelBoe1 chromosome 6, fMelBoe1.pri, whole genome shotgun sequence genome:
AGGGGTTTGATTGGTTGTAAAAAGGATTTGTAtttgttgaaaaaacaaaagttattttgcaaaaaccctgttcacagatgcaaagcacaaaactgcatgCAAGACTAAAGTTGCGGTTGCAAACTTTGTCcatatctttttatttccatctgattggatggtgacaaaccaaactatccaatcagagagcagataGCTTCCCATCCCTCTGCACCACTGCAGACTCTTAACGGGTAAATTatgtgcaaacattcatttatagCTGCAAAATCAGCAGATGAAATACTCAGAGTTTGTCAGTTATAACACAGTTGTCAATGTAGTTATCTTAATTAACAGCATCTTTATATTGTATCATCAAAGTTCATACAACGTTTGTCttgaaattaatttactttgtaAGAAACCAGAGGACAaaattgcatatatatatatatatatatatatatatatatacacatatgcatatttatttatttttttatttattatggggCCTAATGGACTGCAGAAGATGGCAATGCTCAACTCTTTGGTTAAAAGTTGCTGAGGGTGTCACAACATACTAGGACAGAACAGTTTCCATGGGAGGAATTAAGATGTCTGGCCAAATCCACTTTTCCCCCTTATTAAAAAGGATATTTCCGAGCTGTCAGTTGGTTAAGTCTGGGTTTGCAAAGACTCTTGCTGAGTTCTCGCTGACAGTGGGCTTCCTTTGCCCCATACATTCACTATCTCCTGCCACTCTCCCTCCGTCTTTACTGTATAACGGGTTCCTTATGGGGTCCATGCCAGCACAACTCTGGCAAGCTGTTCAGTTTTCACTTAATGGCACACACTAATTTACTGAGACTCAACACTGTTTTGGGTCCGCGGTGCAATTCCCACGTTCCAGCTGAGAAAATATATCATTAGTCCCTCATCGTGTAATGCTTGCCACGTTACGTTATAAAAGCTGGGTGTAAAGCGACATGGATAAAACAGGAGCAATTTCCAGTATGCCTCATTTTGACCGCCTGCTTGGAATAAGTATGGGCGTtaagaatttgaaaaaaaagggaCAAGACGTGGTGTTGAAAAAGCCTTTTTGCTTACTAAATACTCCTGGGTGGCTGGAAGACTAAGCATTTCCATTGCAAATGCCTCCAATAACGCATTACAGCCATATGAGTGGAAGTCTTTACGAGCCTCCCTTGAAAGTTATATGGATTAATTAACTTTCCAGGCAAATTAAGATTCCATGCTAATTACAATCTTGGTAATTTTATTGAGATCTGCACGGAAGATGGGTAATTCACAAATAAGTTCACAGTCTCACTGATGTTTAATATCTGCCTAATAAAGAATGCCAAGAAGTCTGTTTACTACATAGTGACTTCGTTGTAGTCAATAGTAACAAGACTGTTGCCGAGAGCAACCTGTGCTGCTCTGTCATTATATGCTGAGAGTGACTGAAGACCCTTTTTTTGGCACGAGACCACAGTTTTCTGGGTTTTTCactttagaaaacatttttacaggCGTGACAGGCTGCAACCGAGCAGGCCGCAACAGACAGCTCAGTCACCTCAAAACAACCACCCCGAAGGCCCACAAGAGACAGCTAAATATATCACCTCCCAGGAAGAAGCAGGGCAACCTTTGAGTCCGACTGGCTATCTTGTGGCTTCATTAGCAAACACAGGACGCAGCTGAAGCAAATTAGAGGCTGGTGGAAGCGCTTTGATTGGGCGCTTTGTAGGCACAACCGCACTACAAACACAGTGCAAACGGCCTCATATCATTTCCCTCATCTATATTGTGCACCCTGTTACCTCACTTCATCCagttgtttactgttttttccccCATAGCTTGATGCTCCCACCTACCCAGATGACTTCTGCTACATCCTCATCCCTCTTTTTTCTTAATCACAAGTGGACAAGTGGCAGTAATTTGACTCGCGAATGCTCCTGACCTACTTTCTGCCCCCTCAGGTCCCCTCCTAACACCCTCTGGAAAGCCACATCTATTGCTGGGGTTTTCAGGTTCTAGGGACTAGGAACTTCAGCCTATTAAAGCCTGTAGATCCAACAGAACTGTGTGCGTGCATCTAAGAAGCTAGATATTACAGGCTACAAATGTTTTCTGGGCCTGTCCTTTGTAACAAGCAAGGCAGTCTGTAATACTGTATGAAACACTTGAAACAGATTCAGGAGATCTCTAATTTGGTTTAAACAGCTTCATGTAGCGATTTTAACCACATAATTAAAGTAAATCAAATATGCATGCAATTGCAATGCTTTCTGTTAGGTGTTTTATAAAGGTTCAAGAAAAGGGATAAAggaatttgaattaaaaaaaattcatagaTGAGTTTATTACATCCTCATACAAGGAAACAGAAgtggtttaattatttttcttttgtacgTCTACAGAAGCAGAACACAGGTTTTGTTGGTGCAGGAGCTCCTGTTAAATGGTTTAATTGCCACAGCAAAGCAGTGGCCTTTGACTCTGTGCAGAAGACATCATCCGCTTACAAGCTCTCACAATAAAACCTGTGCATGCTGTAATAAGACCggctttgtttttaatacatccaagtgaaaacatttacaGGACTAATTACATTGCTCTCGCATTGGATTTTCTTCCTGTGTTACATATGTTTGGCGTAGTTCCCAGTATTGTGTCAAAATGTCTCCCTGCTCCTGACTGAGTTACCAACAGCCAAGCCAGGAAGGAGGGGAAACAAATGGGAATAAGATATGGTTATACTAATTCTCACATTTAAAAGGTGACCAAGCTCCTAATTGTCTCACTAATTTGCTTTGCTGTAAATTACCATCTTCTATGACTTCTATGAgcattaaaataactgaaagtgGTTAAAGTCCAGGGACACCTAAATGTGAAAACTCAGTTTGGCACAATTAAATAGGAATGTCATGATCTGTGGATTTGGGGTTGAAGTTCTTTTTGTCTTGTCATTTTAAGTTCCCTTGTCTTCCCTTGAGTTGTCTTGtcattttttgtagtttttccccttgtgtattttttttgtatcagaCTGCACTTGGATCCTCATCTCCATGCTGCAACCCTGACGAATGAACTGGCCAGATATGGACCCAGCAGGCTACCAGCATTACAAGCTCCACTAAACTGGTGGGATTTCTGCTGGGGCTGGATCCAGGGCCGGGCAGCAATTTGGTGGAATCACCATTTGCAAGTCCATCCAGAAATTTCCATTTCCAGGTCAACTTAGACTATTTTCTCCCTAGAACAAAAAATATAGTTGCATTCACAACTTAGTTTATCTTGTTCTTCCCTTTCTTGATGTGATTGTGATCAGACACCAAAATGTCATagaagagcagagaggaaaagagcagagcaggaGAAACCAAAAATATTACTGGGACAACAAAGAATAAGAGTAAAGACTtacctgtgtgtgtctgtctcacTAAAATATACCTCTGGTCCACTGAACGTAAATACCAAATAACATTCAAACACATGTTTTTTTCATAAGACTGAAGTTTATTGAGGAAAAACACTGTAGTATCTGTAGATATTAACACAAATGTTTCATCATTCAGTCAAATGAAAGGGACCAAATCCAGTAACATCAGATAGAATCTACAATAAATATGATCAAAAAGCTTGATATAAACTTGTTCAACAAGTGAAGGTCTTGTTATTGTTGAATGGATCCAGGCTGGTCCAGAACTCCTCAGAACGTACAGCAGACACCACAACCGCTCACATCACAGCAGTTACAGCAAAATCTGCATTTAGCAGCAGCGTGGCGCTTCTGTCTGACTTCATACGGTATCTGTGTGAGACATGAGGAAGGTTTTCATCTCCAGTTTgatctctctccttctcttctgTAAATACTCACAGAGCACCAGGACTCTTTGCAGTAAAAACCCATTCATTTACATCACAGAAGACAAAAATGATTTCACTTCATCCATTTAATTAACTAAACATACCTTCCATGATTCCACTGGTATCCACTTTTGATTTACAGCAACTGAACTGTCCTCAGCTACTTCCTCCATCATATCATGTCCCTGTTGAAGAAGCTTTTCACAATTAAAACTAGCATCTTACCAttttggagaaaaaataaatcagcaaaACAAGCGTTACAATCCAGTTCTTACTTCAGAGTTTGGGGCAGCAGAGCTCTTCTGAACACAGATGAATGTGAGCATGACGGCCACTGCAACTGCAATGCTGAATGTCTTCATCTTAGGAGGTTTGAGATCCTGGAGGATTTAACTCAAGCAGATTTTCTCTGATCTTGATGACTGTCGTCAGCTCCTTTGAGTTCTCCTGTCTGAtgggtgtgtttgcattcagccaatcatactgctacttacattttctccacacttttagacctgtcgcagagctaatactgctatttgagcatggtagttaaagtccaactagcgggcagacatggaggagacgcaacaatcacaacctgtaagtaacacatttatcttacattccctcgttgtagatcatgtaatgttatcgaattaactgattgactgatgaatctgtcaatcacactcggaaatttgattgacagattagtcgaccaatggtgagattcgttacactgcggcgtcaggggagtctcaaaatccaccgcagagaattctctcacgaatgcagagatgttcacaaatgagaagcagttcgtaaatgcacgttcagcaattcgtataatcttacaagtgtgcctcaaaattatatttgtgaaccacagcgtgtgcatttgtgaaacagattgtgtgcatttccgattctgaaatacaaatgcaaaccagagcgtgtgcatttgtgaaacagattgtgtgcatttccgattctgaaatacgaatgcaaaccagagcgtgtgcatttgtgaaacacctggcgtgagttcattcttattgagactgatctggcctcataagTTTCTACCAGTTTTCTCTGTCTTTGGGTTGGGGGTCTGGATCTGTTGGGGACCGGGGGTTGGGGATTTCACTCCTCTCGGTTTCTGGGTGTTTTCTTTCAACTTAGAGATGTGACATTCTTGAACAAGTCAGTTCTTTTGCATggttcttttaaatgaacagtgCGAACTGAGTTGCAGTTGTGAGCCATTAgttagttttttagtttttttaaatatacaaattatCCCCGCTGCCTTCACGTGACACGTGTGTGTCTTCATGGGAGTGTGATGTCCAGCATGCTTCATTCACCTGAATCCATTTATGGGCGGaaagtattgtttggaaacaaatactgagtATTATTCAAGATGTTTACTAAAATCTGCAGTGATGTCACAAAggttaattgtattttattcatatttttcctgtttttttgtgtcTTGTGTAGTAGAATTTATATAGGGACATATATACAGTTCTGGACTGGCCCATGGGAGGACTGTGACAATTCCCAGTGGCCTGGGCCTTAAGTGGCCTGACTGGTCTGcttgtaaagaataaataaaaatgtctacatcAGTCTACATAGTGGCCTAGCTGCTACTGGCATCCACCCACAGACTAAATGATTTGGACTTGTCAGTTGTCAACATCGAGCTAATGCCGACTGGTGAGTAGCTAGATCGAgactttgtttaaattaatgaaCACAAGCAATAGGAGACCTGATAGGGgccttagtaaaaaaaaatatagaggcACTTCAGGATGAGGGAACGTTCTGATATTTTCAGTCACCACTGTCTGTAGCAACACACTGGTAGTAAATCTGTGATACTATAGGTGAGACAGCTGGTGACAAGCTGCAGATTTAAATCATCACTAGTTGAGATTCTTCTTGACcttttttatgtagctgtaataatgaccctggtactacttactgtcaaaactttattttactgttgctgtggtttgttgcaGCACTGTTTAATATTAGATaatatgttttgtgttaaaCTGACAGGTAGATATTTCGATACTTTGGCTGCTTGGTCTGTGCACAGGTCCACATCTGTCCTCATTCATCTCAGAAACAtgcataatctggaatccacagttatttctttaaatgcagaaaaatcatTTAACCAAGTGAattggaaatttttatttgcaacattaaacaaatttgggtctTGGTCATCTTTTATAGGCTGGATAAAATAtcataacaacccaaatgcatgtgtgaagtcATAGAAGTCCTCTGGCAACAGGATAGAGTGATGGGGGCAGGTTAAGTATGTAACTGGGAGCTCTTAGCTCAAGGCCTGCTTAAAGGTGGCATGGATATGATGGTTGTTGTGCAGGTGAATCCTGGAATGAAATCTTCCCTTGGCAGCGGCCTGTGTGACTAAGCAGCCCTATTAGGGAGCACACTGCTTACCCCTAGTAGGGAAAGGGTCTGGAAAAAGTGACCAAAAAATTGTTTGGTCCACATACACTTGGGTGGTCTACCACAGCTGCCAAGGCATCCCCAGTCTGCGGTagtaaacacaataaaatgaaaactatgACAATGAATCTGGCTTGCTGGAATGTCTGCACTCTCCTTGATGCATAAGGTGGGACAGGGAGACTTCATAGACGGACTGCCCTCACTGCACACTAGTTCAAGAGGTATAACATAAACATCGCAGTACTGAGAAAGATTCCTCATGGGTGACTTCAATGCCCGAGTAGGCACTGATGCCAACCTCTAGAAGAAAGTAATTGGGAGACATGGGTCAGGCAAGAAAAATGCAAATGGCTACCGACTCCTCACCTTGTGCTCTGAGTATCAACTGGTCATTACCAACACCACCtttcagttaaaaaagaaacatgtacCTTCTTGGATGCATCCCCAGTCCAGGAAACAGCCACCTAGTACGCGTTGAAACTGCTGGGCCCTGAAATCTCCTGATTGTGAATTCATCTATCGTGGCAGGCTGGCCGAGGGGCTTGCCAACCTGGAGGATAACAATGCTCTTTCCCTCTTAGAGAGGGAATGGGCAAAACTGAGGTCAACTATATATCAAGCTATCTCTGATACTATCAGCTTCATCCAAAAACATCACCAGGATTGGTTTGACAACAGTTCCACTAAAATAAGGGGGCGGCTGGAAACCAAATGGAAAGCCCATGCTACCCTGCTCTCAAATGCTCTCCATCATTCCTCTCACTATAAAAACATTTGTGGGGAGACCCAGAAAAAAACTCAGGGTCATGGAGAATGAATGGTGGATTAGAGAGCCCCTGGATACCCAGTAGCATGCAGATGACAATAACATCCATGCCTTCTGTGAAGAAGTTAAATCTCTGTATGGCCCCCAAATGCAAATCATTGCCCTGTAAGATCAGCAGATGGCTCTACAATGTTCAGGCTCAAACAATAAATACTTGAGCGATGGGCTAAGCACTTTCACTCCTTCCTCAATGCAACACATTGACCGGATGGGGcaggacaaaaaaagagaactgtcacggtttctgggttttggtgggtgttatgatcatggtttaggattttggtttttgtcatgtttagatCGGTCttgttcttggtttatagttcttgttatgttcatgctttaggtttcagttttgtcatgtttggttttccctcttgtgttcctgtgatttctgttctgcctcattagaTCACCTGGACTGATtgctcatccacttcacctgttccccattactccttccgtgtatatatgtccctggttttcagtcactccttgtcagatcctctcATTTGGTCATGTGTGGTTTAGTTTGTTGGATTTATCCCTGTCTTGAGTTCTGGAAATAAACTGGTCACCCGCACCAATTCCGCCTCCTGCctctgactgcctgcaattgggtcctcacctcctccgacgTCCGCCATTCTTGACAAGAacaatgaagagaagtaaaaaggacagtagaaaaaaggaaaaggggacaaagatacagtagaataaatccaacctaacaccagacaacctttacacctgtacagaaacacaacagagaatttcctacagcttttacaggtaaataaAGCTGGcaatcaggagttcctaaagaaaataaatagccaagacagcaacaacatgtatcacaacaacaaccaaagaaacagaaacgcacacaaagacaaaacttaaacaaaataaatccacTGGATAACTCAGTGACtgtgcagagtatgaggaatgagtgatcagagatgagtgtgagtGTGCAAATGCGATCACGCCAGAGAGAaactagggcagcccagagacccgggtcatcagcagcaatcctggagcacaaacccaagtcaacccaccacaaagaccaccccggacccacccagagggtggcagaggaaggccccagccaaaGCACGGAGTACAGACCCCAGCGAGCCAAGATCCCGACCCCACCACCAACCCTGCCAGGCACTGGCCATCCAGGGTGGCCGGAGCGAAGGCCCTGGGCCCCAAGAGCCTGGAGGCAGATGGCCTGCACTACGTCCAGGAAGACCAAggagaaaaaatccaaaatggtTAATCCACTGTAAAAGCATTGAAACcaaaatttctgaataattCCCACCAACAGAGCATATTATGGTGGTATAGTTTGAATTATTATAATCCAAATCTTACCATTTAATTGCTACCAGTGATTATTTCCTAGATAAATATTAGTTACCCCTGATTGaattctaaaataataataatattatgaAGAATGAGCCAGTtgtttgaatggctctttgaaaggaactgCTCCTCAAGAGCCCTAAATCCTATTTCTATttcaaattatatttaatttatttttataaatttgttCTGTTATCGCTGTAAGATTATATAGCTTGctgttgtttcatttttcaacctaaaaaaatatatctgcactgctcctcttcctctctgccactTTTCTGCTCCGTTGTACACTGCATGAATGTATTGTCCTGCTGGCCGGTACCCGATTGCACGTTTACCTGTGCAGCTGAATCACATGAGTGtacaacatcaaaacacaaaaggGAGCAGAGGGAGCAACATGTGATGGGAGCAGCACTCTGTTGCTTCCTTGATGAAATGCAGCAGCACATACTGCATAGAATGGagagaaaattaaactaaagaaTCAACCTTATTACACTCACATTGATCAAATCAGTTCTAACGTTGGTATCAGCTGATTACAGCTGTTACAGCTCTCCTTTAGCAGGAGTTTCCAAGCTTGCAAACCAGATTTATCTGGTTGCATCAATATATACTTCCCATAATGAGGCAACAGCTTCTCAAGTGAGTATAAATACCAGCACACTTCACAGATTCAACCATCAGACAAGTCATCAAGATAATTCAGTTAAATCCTCCAGGATCTCAAACCCTCCTAAGATGAAGACATTCAGCGTTGCAGTTGCAGTGGCCGTCATGCTCACATTCATCTGTGTTCAGAAGAGCTCTGCTGACCGAAGCGTTGGGGTAAGAACTGCATTTGAACtctttttattactattttgtttttaattttacaacaTTACTTAAAAATTTGCTATATTCTTCAACAGTCAGATGAGTGGTGGAGTCCAATAGAGCCAGTAGCTCAGGAGAGTTTAGTCGCTGCAGGTCAAGAGATGCCAATGGAATCATGGAAGGTATTAGTCAACTAgatgaaataagtaaaattgTTTTGTGAAATGAATGGGTTTTTACTGCAAAGCGTCCAGGTGCTGTCTGAGTAACTAAAAAAGAGAAGGACAGTGATCAATCTGGAGATTAAAAACCTTCCTTATGTCTCACACAGATACCGTATGAAGTCAGACAGAAGCGCCACGCTGCTGCTAAATGCAGATTTTGCTGTAACTGCTGCCCCAACATGAGCGGTTGTGGTATCTGCTGCCGGTTCTGAAGAGTTCTGGACCAGCCTGGATCCATTCAACAATAAAACCACCTTTAATTGTTGAAAAAGCTTTCCCCATGCCATTTGTCTATATTTGTAGCAGTTGTGGTTGGAAGTATCTGAGGATGCTCATGTTCGCTTATTTTTACCATCTGCAAGTATGACAGTGTGATGTCACAATAAACTTaaatcatatttctttttaaagtttgttttaatgattcttCTGTGCCCCACTATATTGCttgtattgttttatataaagcactttggaatgttatgtacatgaaatgtgccaaacaaataaacttgccttgccttgactTAACAATAAAGTGTTATGTTCACTGGAACAgaggtttattttattaacacacacatgtaactCAGGGACCTAGCTGTCTGACAAAAAGGACCCAATAGCAGATGCTGCAAGAACAGAGGTCAACTAAAGACAAGGGCTACTAAAAATAACAGGAGAATCTGTGGAAAAGAGAGGAAGATGTTTTGTGCACGCTCATATAAAATGGGTGGTGTTTACAGACATGGAGAAATCCTGCAGAGCTGCCTACTTTACCATGACGGAGCAGACaattattcttcaaaaatacaagaaattcAAACACATCTTTCAGgctaaaagcaacactgttgcaACAGCCAGGAAGTCATGCTGGCAAAAAATAGAAGACTCTGGTAAAGAGGCAAAAAGTGAAATCATTTCATCTCGAGGTTTGCTGcactgcctgtagaccaaaacaaacagTGTCATCAGTCACACCTTACTCCACCTCTTCCTCTAACTCCCATCTTCTGCGATCAAATGTGCAAAgtacaaacacactgagcaaaacaatatcaccattttgtggaacatgtcGAATTAActtatttatgttgttacttactgtccaggagaagagctagctcCGAATCAAAGCTTCGGGTCAAATTGTAGCTTCTTTAGCATTTGCATTGCTCTCCACTTTGGAAATACCACACCAATGTTAATCTGGgttatttctctttctctatttGATAACTTCTTTGCCAACAACCATAGTTTTTTAGAGGTAATGGTAGATCCTAGTAGTATGtaggtaaacattttttttgttgtttttttttatagggcAGTGGCATGCTGACAGTAGCATAAATTTGTGAGATTATAGGATGTTAATTTATCAGACAATACAAGCGGACAGCACTCTGATCACtcaatttcattttattacgGCACAGGGCGCTTCCTCagttcctttcctttcttttgtattttccatTGAGTTCTTTTCAGGCCCCCGTGTGAGCACGTTTTGTGTTGGGATATTAATTCCTCACAATGATGGCATGAGAAATTGTGCATTACATTAATGGTTCTGCAGGTATGCCATGTGTGACCATTATTATTAACCTAATTATTTCAAATGCAGCCTTAAAGGACCTAAACAGACTTGGGAACATAATGACATGGGATGAGGTTCATAGCTGCTTAGACACCTTTGCCAATCAGATTCATAATGATAAAAACTCAATATCTATTCAACAGGCAGCATATTGACCTGATAATGTTTCATATCTCATCagcatcacaaacacacacacacacaggaacataTTTGGTCTAGAAAGAACCTTTCCTTTATGTGTTTCAAACAATCCATCCTCATTCTAAACAATTTCACATGTAGAGGTGTAAACACAAATTCAGTTCGGATCTGCAGTTaaattttcagttgttttaaaaacttaaatttctggtgatttaatccattttaaaacagtGTGTTTATCGAGaggataacaaaaaaaagtaaaattattcattaagatcaatttttttttgtctttttttttaagtctcatctatcttttaaaaagacaacttacattcatttgtgcttttatttttatttgcatttgaaTTCCATTCGCCACCTCCACAAAAAGTTCTGTGACTTGGTTGTAAAAGTCCTTATTTTCTTGTAGTTTTAAAAGTCTCTCAGCCTCTAGAGTTAATGACCAAAGAAAGTCTTTCTTAATGTGTCTTATTCAACtggatgtttgttttcagacatttcattttagtttagatATAATCCTTCATCTGGGCAGTTGAATGAAGTAgagcataaaataaacaaaccactGCATGACCTGCTGATTTTAGCTAACACTTTAGCACAGCAGCAACAAGCACCTGCCAACTCACGAGCGCCACCTCACGGTTTGGCAGAGTTCTGTCTGCCTCACCTTAAAACTTTGCTCGGCAGTTTATTGTCCAATCAGCGGTCATCACTTACACTAAAGACATTGCACGGACTGTAGAAagtcatggtgtataataaCTCTTATATTGGCGACATACTGAGAAACAGAAACTGGTGCGCACCATAAAACCCAGTGTGTATGGGATCGTGCATTCTGAGGTTCGGCTCAACCTCATCTCGGGTTTCTGCCCTGTATTTGATCAGGTAATGCACAAATTCAGGAATTTAACTTgagaaaatggtaaaaatgatTGGTGTCATAtagaaaatacattaataacagatcagtatataaatattaaaattatatcATGTGAtaattgttactttttttttctttcttttttttttttgtgcatgacAGCAGAGGTtctgcctcacctgcctcccctgaccACATGCTACTGTGGGAACAAGTCAAGAAAGAGTATAAAACCATATTTCAAGGCAGTTAGTGACaaggctttatttattcatcaaaagGATTGCATCTATCTCTAGAACCTCTTTGTGTCCTTAACGCTCCTCTCATGATTTGCGAACCAAAGTGGACAGGATGTTCTTAAAATGGGCAGGCCATTTCCCAAGAGAACTGTTTGGTCAGGAGGTCGTGCTTTTATACTAGttgatctcttatccagaacataacctgctccagagcaggttagCCATTCAGTATAAGATGCCATGGTGAGGTACTCTGTTAAGGAGTGAACCAGCATCTTAGTACAGAAAACCCCGGGCTGACTACAAAGTTACCTccataagagaaaatccagctttgtaGTGCAGGCCTCAGGTGAAAGTCCAAGTAGAGGGGGGAGGTGGCTGGCTGTGGGTAGGTGGATACAGCAGCAACATGTGGCTAGTGAATAGTAAGAAGCATGGGTGGTTGGTCCATAAGGGCAATAGGGCGATGCGCCAccagaggagaaaaataaaaaacaaaaaactacctACTGTAACCTTTCTGAATACTTCGGCCTTAGCTAGCTTGTATGTCATTGACCAATCAGCATAAAGCTGTACTACTTGAGTACCACCTCTTTAAAGGCAATTTTAGTTAGGTTAAAAATCGCCCTGACTGCTCTCATTATCTgtaatgtaaaagtgttttttttagtagGCACTACAATGCAATGTCTACGGATTCTGGGAGGGCATATACTTGCATGCTTTCGTCATATGTATCATCCAGCCTGGCCAGTTGTGTGGGCAGAGCTAGCTGCATTCAAAGATGGCTAATTGCTGATGCTATGCCATCGTGTCTTTGAAAGAATTTCCTTTACGAATCAGACTTACTGATAAATTGGCAAGAAAACAATTGGACCACCAAGAACAAATCTGAACATCAACATTGTTTTTTgtaagtaattttgtttaaatacaagatcacaatttcatctaACAATATCATGTTgtgcataagtgcacacaggtTATTTGGTAattagttgagccaaagagctggacaaatctttctaactcattctgctTGCTCCTAAAAGTGGAAAAGGATTCTGCGGATCGGACTGAGTAAGATGGATCATTCCACCACCAGGGGACAACTGAGGAAAAGGGTCTAactactgattttgtgccatgttgtggtgggagcactaggcatctttcactttaaagttttaacacaataaaaaaataaataa
Encoded here:
- the LOC121641806 gene encoding hepcidin-like; protein product: MKTFSIAVAVAVMLTFICVQKSSAAPNSEGHDMMEEVAEDSSVAVNQKWIPVESWKIPYEVRQKRHAAAKCRFCCNCCDVSGCGVCCTF
- the LOC121642473 gene encoding hepcidin-like, which gives rise to MKTFSVAVAVAVMLTFICVQKSSADRSVGSDEWWSPIEPVAQESLVAAGQEMPMESWKIPYEVRQKRHAAAKCRFCCNCCPNMSGCGICCRF